The genomic stretch ATTCATCTGCAAGTCGTGATGCAATCATGATCGTCAGTGGAGTGGCAGCAATTAATCCTAAATTGAGTACACCTATGTTGGTTTCACCAACAAGTGCCCAAAGAGAAATCATTGAGCTTTTAATGAATAAGATGCTAGACGAAATTATAGGTGCGTGAGTGAGGGTTGTGAACAAAGCAACTAAGGTTGGAAAATGTATAACAATGAAAGGTATCGCGAGAGTCCAAATGACAGCAACTGTACATGTCCAGAAAATGACTGTGCCTAAATAGGTGTAGCAGAAAAGCGCTGTAATCTCAATACATTTATCTATTGGATCACCTGGTCCAGTTTTTACTTTTTCCCAAACCATTCGTGCACTTTTTTCGGGGGATGTGGCAGTTCTTAGGGTTGGATGTAATAAACTTACCATAACAAATAGAACGAAGTTGAAAAAAGATAAACCTCCATAAATGGTACAAGCTAAAGCGGTAGAAAATAATCCACGAGCACATTTTATTTTTTTTAGTCGAAGATTATACAAATCTTCAGACCATAGTAAAAGAGTTCTAAGTGCAAGTGCGGGTAGGAATTCAGTCAATAATTTAATGAAATTCAGTGTGATTTTGAAAGGGATGGAAACTAATTTGAAAACAGCGATCGCAATTTTGACGGGGACAAATAACAAAATAAAATTTAATAATACTTTTCCTTCGATATTGTTTTCACCAGTTTCAAAGTGCCACTGTGCTGGATTCCATCCTCCGAAAAAATTTCGGATGAATTGTCGCCCGGTCCACACAGCGCCTTCATCCAAGCAGGCTTTTTCAGGACGACTCGGAATGCCGAAAAATATAGCGAGTGCTGTCCAGAATGTTAATGCTTCAGTAGGAAATTCATACCGTCGAATGGGATCTTCAGGAAGTCCAGGGGTGAACTCTTTGGTAGCGGCATTGTATCCATCAAATTCGAAAGTTTCCAAGAAAGCTTCTTTGATAAGATAATAGTCATTATTTTTTTTGTTGACTTGATTTGAGCCTTCACGATGAAGATAAGAAACAAGTTTGGGCGCGGTCCGGTCTTCTTCATAAAATGCCGAGGAGAGCGTGCGTTCTAGATTCGACATATCATCGGTTTTTCCAAAGCCTTTCTGTATTAAATCTGGGATTTTATTGAGATTAACAAAAAGAAATCCCAGAACCTCTGTTTGCCAATGAGACATTGCAAGAGTAGAATAAAATGTCCCGCCTTTCTGGCGATTTAATGGGTGCCGAGATCTTTGGTCTTCATACATTTTGTCTGGGAGTATCAGTTTGAGATGGCTGAGCATTGTCATAAGTACTGAAAATACCGAAGAGTTTGGTAATCTTGATTGGGCTGATTGAGAATACGTTTTATTTGTTAACTGCCAAAATGCTGCTTCAACAGAATTTAAAATTGAGGAGAAGTGCGTGTTTAGCACCTGTTCTTCGGATGAGGCGGTGTATTCATTTTGATAATAAATCGATTCATGTACGAATGCTCTATTGGGATCATCTTTCCTGCAGTATAGATAGTCCTTAGTACTGTAGATTGTTGCTGCTAGTGATTTTTCGCAAGTAGCTGCGTCTTGATCAAAAGAAAGTTCTAATAAGTGCCATTCACGATCTTCTTCGTCAATGGTAAATGGGATAAGAATACTTTTAGTAGGTTTACCTGTTTGTGCCAATTTTTGCTTTAAAAAAGCAGCAACTGTTAGCAACACTGCTTGAGCATTTTGTTTTTTGTGCGAGCAAGGAGGAGCGATTTCAAGATAAGTGAAATTTTGCAAACGTTGTCTGATGAAAAGGCTCATCGCTGAAATGAGGGTTTTGCCTAAAGCGCTCAAATCATACTCTGGATGAAGCTGTTCAAAGTGATAACTTTCTTGCATTCTAAATGCGCATAATAGCGGATTGGCTGAAAGTTGTTTTTGATAATGATATTGAAATTGCGTTGCATAGAGCAGGCCATTTACAACTTCTCCCACCATTTCCATTAAGTCTTCAAATACTCGGCCATCTTGAAAGATGTTAGCGAGGGGATGATCGGGGTTTCTCTGAAACTGTAAATCACCCTTTATGTGTAATCCACATTCAGTGATTAAGTAGCGTGCGAGAGGTAGATTTTTTCCTTGTATATAGTCTAAAATTCTATCTTGGATTGGAATACATCCATGCTCTTCGATTAAATATTTTGCCATGGGGACGTGACAAAAGACATAACGAAGCATCATGTTATATGGTTTTGGTAATTGCCCGAGGTTAATTTTTTGGGGGTCAAGGGAATGGGTTTCGATGAGATATTTTACCAGTAAAACATTTCCAGAGAGAATTGCAGCGAGAAGCCATTGTAAGTCTGGAACTTGATTTTTTTCTTTAATAATCTTATTCACAAAGGTAATATCACCTGAAAGAGCGCAGAGACTAAAATCAGGTTTAAAGTCGGTGTTCTGCCTGCTAAGAGTGTTAATTAAAAATTCAATTAGATCGCCACGTGTACTTATTAAGGCTAAATGCAAGGTTTCTTCAGTGGGTATGAAATTTTTCTTTTCAATCAGATACTGAATTAATTTTAAACTAATCGTATTTTCGCAAAGATAATACTCTATATCCTCAGTGGTCAATTGACCAGGTAATCTCGTAATTAATTCGGTTTCTCCGCGCTTTATAGCAAAGCTCAAGGCTTGAGCGCTGTAATTGAGTTTATAATTAATATCTAAATATTCGACGGTCTCATGGTTGCCAGATAAAATAGCGCATTCTAATGTGTGATCATCGGGTTGTAACTTGAATCCTCTTATGAGATATTTTACAAGCGATACATTACCTGAACCTGCTGCCTTGCTCAGTGACTTCTCTGATGGCTCGATTTTGTGTTTTTCAGCGCAAAATGCCACTAAAGCTAAATTTCCAGATATACAGGCATTTTTGAGATGCTTAGAATAGAGTTTGCAGCTATATTTCTGAACCATAAACTGAACAAAGTGAAAATTACCGGCTTTACATGCCATATCTAAGTAATAAGCCTGAAAGACTTTTCCATCTTCTTTGAGTTGATCAATAAAACGAGCGTGAGAGTTTGCCCTGAAGGGAAAAAATAGCCACGGCATTGAAAACGGATCGAATCCGGGTGCTGAGAAAGCAAAGCGAATTTTACTGAATAATTCCGATATTTCGTCGTCAAGGTGATTAGCCAGCATGGTAAGACGTTCGTGCACAAGATGCGGAAATAAAAAAGTGTCGGAAATCTCGAGAGGAATCTGGAAATCGGCCAGGAGCTTTTCTCTCCAGAAATCTTTTTTGATGATGTGTTCTTGCAAATGGACTCTTATTTTTTTCTCAACTCTAAGCAAAGGTATAAGAGCGTTCAGGTCTAGAAACCTGCATATGTGTAAAAACGATTCTGCAGGTAAAAAACCTAAAAAAAGCGAATCTTCTTCAGTCGGTGCTGCGGCTGATGGTTGATTCGCATCAGTTTGGCCAGTAGCAGTTGAGTCAGTAACTGCGGAGGTTATTTCGCCGCTTTTATACATGTCATGCCTAATATGGTTATGAATTAAAATAATCTGTCAATATTGCCAGCTTTTTAGTATATTATCAATATATTTCCTAACTCTTTTGACGCGCTAGGCCTGTAAAAGCCAATGTTTGGAGCTTATGATGTCGATTATTAGTCCTGTGAAGCAATCAGTGATCTTTGAGCCGCTATGGCCCGTCTTAGAGCGATTTGAGGGTTTTGATCATTTGCCAATGCCCAACGAGTTAAATGCGAATCTGCTGATTGAGGGCATCCGTTTTGTAGCGCAGGATACAAGATCATCTGAGTTTGATGATGGCTATGAACCCCGTATCTATTTGCGAGGCGAAGTGCAAACTAGGGAAAACAGCTGGCATGATTTTTTTAATGCATTAGTTTGGCAGCAATTTCCTTGCGCCAAAAAAGTGATTAATCAGCTTCAGTATAAATTTCTAAAACAACGTTATCCGAATAAACTGCGTTTGCCTGCAGAAAATATGCTGACCTTATTCGATGAGAACGGTGCAATAGTGATTTCACACAATCCTGTTTTATTGCAGCTTCTCAAAAATCATCGTTGGCATGAATTATTTTGGGAACGTCGAGAAGAAGTCAAAACACAAATGAGAGTGATTATTTTTGGGCATGGTTTATATGAGAAAGCAATTAATCCGTATATTGGAATTATTGCTCAAGCTCTTTTGATAGAAGATCAAAATATCAACAATCTTGATGATTTTCTGTCAGTGTATTTTCAAAGTAAAGCTGATCAACTGAGCACTGGCAATTTAAATCCTCTTCCAATTTTAGGTATTCCAGGCTGGTGGTCTGATAATGAAGATGAATCATTTTATGCAAACAAAAAATATTTTCGTGAAAGGTGTTAAGTTTAAGACTGTAGCAATCTTAAACTTAAACCTAATTACCTACCATAATTTGACTCGTTGATCAGGATCTAAATAATTTTTATCACCTGGCTTCACGTTAAATGCCGTATACCATTCATCAATATTTCTAAGCGGACCAATGACACGAAAATTGGGTGGGCTGTGTGGATTGGATAACACTAATTTACGCAGTTCGCTGTCTCGGTATTTGCTTTGCCAGACTTGTGCAAATGATAAGAAGAAACGTTGGTCACCGGTAAAACCATCGAGCTTGATTTCTGGTTTGTTTTTTTGTGAAAGGTGATACGCCTTGAGCGCAATTGCAACTCCGGAAAGATCACCAATATTTTCTCCTAACGTTAATTGTCCGTTCACGTGCATATCGGGGAGAGGTTCAAATTCATTAAATTGTGCAACCAGCTTTGAGGTGCGTTTCTCAAAAGCTTTTAGGTCTTCGTCTGTCCACCAGCTTTTTAAGCGACCTTGACCATCGTATTTTGATCCTTGATCGTCGAAACCATGACTAATTTCGTGGCCGATCACTGCTCCGATTCCGCCGTAGTTGACAGCATCGTCTGCAAGCGGATCAAAAAAGGGCGGTTGAAGAATGCCAGCAGGGAAAAAGATAGAGTTAAATGTTTCAGTGTAATACGCATTAATTATCGTAGGTGTCATTTCCCATTCATTTCGGTCCGTCGGTTTATCGATGCGATTTAAGCGATAACTCCATTCGAAAATATCACTGCGTTGAATATTTCCGATGAGGTCATTTTTATCAATGGTGAGTTGTGAAAAATCTCGCCATTTATCGGGATACCCAATATGAGCTTTAAAAGCATGTAATTTATCGAGCGCTTTTTTACGCGTTTTTTCTGTCATCCAGGGTAATTGTCGAATATCAGCATCGTAAGCTTTTATCAAATTATCGATGAGATTTTGCATTTTAGCCTTCGATTGAGGAGGAAAATAACGAGCAACATATAATTTTCCAAACGGATGACTTAGGCGACTGTCTAATTGAATCACGCCTCGAGTAGATCGTTCGAGTTGTTGTTCGCGTCCACCAATGACTTTTCCGTAAAAATCAAAAAAAGCATCATCAACATTTTTAGGTAGATACGCACTTATATTTTGTAAATAATGAATCGTGTGCCAATCACGCCAAACTGATACCGGTGTTTCTGCAAAAATTTTTGCCAATGCAGGGAAAGCCGTATTTTCTGCGACGATGACAATGCGCTCTCCAGACGGTGATTTTGTATTCAATCCTAGTGCTTTGAAAAAATCTTTCCAAGGAAACTCAGGGGCAAACTTTTGAAGTTTAGAGATGGACATTGGATTGTAGACTTTCTCGGCTTCGCGACGTTCTGCAGCAGGCCATGATGCTTGAGCAATTTTTGTTTCTAAATCAAACACGGCTGCAGCGCGAGCATCAGAATCTTTTGCACCCGATAATGAGAGCATGGTGCTGAGATGTTCTTTATAGGCTTGTCGTGTAGATTCTAGCTGAGGACCAGGGCGAAGATAATAATCTCGCTCAGGAAGCCCAAGGCCAGACTGGCCAATATAAAAACTGTATTTATTAGGATCTTTTGCGTCAGCAGCGATGTGGCTTGAAAATAAACTGTCAGTACTTCGTCCTGGATTACCCATTGCAGCAGCAATTTCAGTGTGATTTTTTAAAGAAGCAATCCATTGCAAATCTTTTTTTGCAGGTTCTAATCCATTTTTCTCGATAGTGTTGGTATCAATAAAAGCTTCGTAGAAATCAATAATCTTTTTCTCTTCAGGAGATAATTTTTCATAAGGCTTCGATTGAAGATCTGTCACAATATCTTTCATGCGGTTTTCGCTTAAGATTTGCAAATTTTGAAATGAACCTGTGCTAGATCGATCTGCAGGAATTTTTGCATTTTTAAGCCAAGAGCCATTCATGTAGAGAAAAAAATCATCGCCTGGTTTTACGGAAGTATCCATGCCGCTGAGGTCTATACCCCAAGTTCCCAATGTGGCTTTTTGTGGAGAAGATTGTTCACCGATTGCTGCCATACTCACCCCCATTATGATACTAGCTATAATAAAAGATTTAAGATTCATTGATGGTTTCCTCCAATAAAAATTCTTCAAATGTATAACCTTTAATACGCTCAGTGTCAAAGTGATTGTTAGCAATCACTGACAAATGATTATGTGGGAATTGTTTAGTAAACCAGATAAATTCCATAGGATTAGTCGACCCTCGTTTGACTTCAAAATACTTGGTTTTCGCGTGTGTTTCAACAAAATCAATCTCATGCTCTTTATTTTTCCAGAAAGCAAGAGGCGCTAATATATCTTTCCCTAGTATAGAATTTCTTCTTAATAGTTCTTGTGCAACTAACCATTCATACCATACACCTTGATTTTTTTCTGGTAACAAAAGGAAATCGTTTACACTGCGAATGCTATTAGAATGATAAACCAAAGCAACCAAAACATTTGTGAAATGATATTTGCATTCCTTGCGTTTAATGAGAATTTTTCTATGCGGATCCCAAGGATAGGCTGGTAGGACACAGCCTAAATCATGAAGCACTTCGGTGTATCCTTGAGCGACCGTGTTGTTGGCAAGACCAGCTTCACGTGCTAATTTAGATTGACCAATGGGGCTAGGAGATAATCGATGAAGCACATTCATGATATTCAGCAATGAACTTCTGGAACGTCCCGTATGTGTGATTTCTCCATCAACCCAGTCTCTAACTAGCTCAATAACATACTCAGGGATTCTTCCTCGTTCTGCTAATTCAGAGCAAGCTATTGGTGAACCACCAGATAATAAATAACTAATAAAGCATTTTTCCCCGAGACCTTCTCCACAAACACGTTTAAATTCTCGATAAGAAACAGGTGTAAATAAATAACTAGTGCGGTTTAATTTTCCCTTTCTACCAGGCAATCTTTCTGATCCTCGATGAAGATCTGTTGCTTTTGATCCCGTTGTAACGACTAAGGTATTCCGCAATCTGCCATCATCTACCATTTTTTTTAGTATTAATTCCCAATTATCTATAGCCGTAATTTCATCAATGAATATCCGATGCGCTTTGGCCTTACTATTAAAAACTTGAATTAGGGTGTTAATTTTTTCTTCGAGAACAGTGGCTTCTAAAATGTGTTCACCATTTAGATAAAATGTTGATCCTGGGCCAAAAGTTTCAACAGATTTTTTAAGTTCTTTTTCAAGCCAAGTACTTTTACCATATTGACGAGCACCTCGGATCAGAATTATCCCGGGTTCCGTCGGAAGTTCGTTTAATCCAAATTCGCTTTCAAAGATAAAAGGACTTTGCTTTAAGCGAGTAAGATGAGGAAATAACGAAGGATGATCGATATTCCCGTTAAGCAGTAGTTCATTGATAACATCATTACTTAGCATGTTGAGTCTCATCTTTATAATTGCAGTACAATAGTAGAGTTGATTATAGTCAACGTTGATGACGTTGGCAAGTCCAACGTTATCAACGTTTGATATCCTAACGTTCTTAACGTTGGGTTCTTGACAATGGGCTTAAAAGCCCTATTGAATCTAGTTAATATGGGATCCTTGAACTAAGTCGGCAAAGCCGAATGGGGCTTGTGATCTAGTCGAATAAGTGATTTTCCCATGCTGATGGCTACAATCTTAAAATCAGCCCAATTATTTGAGCTCAGCCATGTGATAAATATCAAGTTAGGTATGCCCATTGTAAGTATTCGTGTGATAATCAGATAATGGGGGATCAATATCCGTAAAATCTTGGAATGAACGATTGGGCTGATTTGGTACTCCCACCAATGTGTTGTATTTCATTGTCACAGATTTTGCTTGGCTTACTTTGACAAGTTGCTTGACGCCTTCAGATCCTTTAGTGGATAAATCATTATTTTCTATAATTACTTCGTCAGATTCGGAATCTACAGGATTTAACAGGGGCATACCATTTACAGCTTGTGAAATAAACGTAAATTTGTTATTGGATATTCTAATATTCTTAATTGTACTCCAATAAAGAGGTGGATCTTTTGGGTCGTTGGCTTTTTGTCTTCTTTCATTTTCTTTTGCATTCATCGTTCCATTTTCACCACAAATATCAATACTCATCGATACATTATCTGGCTTTTTAATAATATTGAATGTATTGCCTGCTATTTCAACTTTCATGCGTGGGAAAATGGATTGATAGTTTATAGGCATTGAGATAGTTCCTATAAAGATCGCACGTGAATTAGAATAATTTCCAGCAGGAAGATTATCATTAGAGCAATCTAACTCAAATGTATTATTTTTAACTACTAATTTGCAATCATCTGGAAGAGGCCATCGACTATCGCTGCGTTCAATTTTACCAAGAAACAAAAATTCGGCGAAAATATTTTCATTGGCACTAATTTTTTGTCGTCTAAATCCAGTGATTTTGACTGAATTTCCGATCAATGTAAATGATAGGCTTAAATTTTCATCAAATTGAAAACCAATATCATGAGCTTGTAATACATTCGGATCTCTAGAATTTGGAAAAACATTATTTTTTATATAATAATTTTTATGTCCACCGATGTTAAATCCGCTGTTGACCAGTGTACATCCCGTAAACCCTGATAATTCTGTATTTCCGTGAAAATTTGCAGCAGCACCAGCTTCCGGAAATTGTGGAATTATTTTTCTAGTAAAAGTGCTATCTTGAATATCTATAAAACGATTTACTATGACTTCATTTGCTGCCCCGCCCCCCGTTGCTATAGCATGCCAATGAGATTCAGCTTTGATATCTTTTACAGATATACTTTGACAATGAGTGAAAGAGACTCCATATGCGTTGTGTAGTACTGTTATTGGTACTGGAGTTGGATTATTATCCGTTTTGGGAGGTGTATATATATGTGTATTAACTTTGTTGACATTAAAACTTCCTGATAATACGTTACATTTATAACAGTTATGAAAATCTAATCCGATATAGTAAGACGATTCATCAATAATTACATTAGTAATGTTACTATCTCTACCAAAACTGAGTGCAATAGATGTAGTTGCTCTAGGGTCGATTGGATCATTATTATTTTTTTTTGCAGTGATATGGATATTTTCAATGTTAACACTAACTGTGTCTAATTTATATAGTTTACATCCGTTACGATAATTGTCTATACAATCAAAAGTTACTCTTTCAGTTAATGAGTCTATGGTTTTTATTTGTAGTATTTCACCTTTTTTATAATATTCTCTTATGCCATAGCTAAAATTGTTGGGATCAGATATTAATAATAAATCACCTGGTTTTAAATTAGAGGTGTTTGGTATAAAGAACCTATATGTGGTATCGTTTCCACTTTCAATACTACTGTTAGTCGTTTCAATTTCACGAGCTGCGCCATAAAATTCTAAGAAATTTGAACGATTTGTTCCATTAAAAACAGGGTTAAAAAAAGTTGTATCAAGAATCGTGTTAAAATTCGGATCTTTTGAAAACTTTGTATCTAGCTGACCATAGATTCGTTTAGTTAGTCCATTTGCACTATTGTATGCCATATAAGCATATGTATCAAATACATATCTGCCAGGAGGTATATAGATTTCAGTATATGAGCTGTTAAAGGCAGCGACAAATGCCGCAGAATTCTGTTTCCTTAGCGCTATATCAATAACGGTTCCAACAGGTGAAAAATCTGAAATCGCTTGAAAATAATTAACTCCGTCAATTGTAAATGGTTTAGTAATATCGAGCACAGTACTAGTAGAAATATTTGAAGGCTTCCATGTAGAAAAGAAATGAGAGCGATTTAAAAAAGATTCACTTCTAAGCCCTAAGTGTGGATTAGTATAAGCACTCTTCTCAAAATACGATAACTTTCGGAATTCGTTTCTTAATCGCATATGTCATCCCGCCTATGATTAAAAAAGTATTAACCTTCTACTACATTAAATACAGCGCGTCAAGTAGAGCGAGCTTCTTTTGGTTGACAAGCGAATCGTTTTATATTAAAGGTTGGCGCTGAGATTCAAAATTTGAATTCTATATCTATTTAATTAACGTTATAGGTTTTAGATACATGTCCTATCTTTGTGAAAGCGAAAATAACTTGATAGAATGACTCACGATTTCAATAAAAAAGGAGTAGTAATGGCTCGATCAGTTATCATAATCCCAGCCCGATACGGATCTACGCGGTTTCCGGGGAAGCCACTAACAATGATAGCAAGTAAGACCTTGCTTCAGCGAGTCTATGAAGTAGCGTGTGCTGCTTGTCAAAATTTAAGTGATGTCAAAATTTTTGTGGCTACAGACGATGATAGAATTCATGCGCATGCTTTAGAATTGGGTGCTGAAGTAGTAATGACTCCCGAAGACTGTAAGACAGGGTCTGACCGTGCTCTTGCTGCATGTTCACAGCTGGACACATTGCCAGAAATCGTGGTGAATTTGCAAGGTGATGCCCCGCTGACCCCGCCGCATTTTGTAACGGCAATTATAAATTCATTAATTAATAATCCTGAGTGTGATGTTGCGACTCCAGTTGCTCAGTTATCATGGGAAGCATTAGATGATTTAAGACAGAGTAAATTACTGCGACCTTTCAGTGGAACAACCGCGATTGTTGACAACAGTAATAATGCGTTGTGGTTTTCTAAAAAAATTATTCCCGCTCTACGCCAAGAAGAAAAATTAAGGCAGTCACAAAAATTATCCCCCGTTTTTAGACACATTGGATTATATGGTTATCGTTTTTCTGCTCTTCAAAAATTCGTTAGTTTGCCTGAAGGAAATTATGAGGCCTTAGAGGGATTGGAGCAGCTTCGTTTTTTAGAAAATGGTTTAAAAATTAAAGCGGTTAAAGTTGATTACGGACAATTTCCCAGTATGTCCGGTGTTGATACACTAGAAGATGCTAAAAAAGCAGAGCTGTTATTGTTGCAACAGGAAGCAGTTAAATGATTAATATATTGATTGCTCGACATGGAAATACATTTGATCCTGGTGATACCGTACTCCGTGTTGGGCGAGGCACTGATATTCCTTTATCAAACAGTGGAAAAGATCAGGCTCAAAAATTAGGTGAATATTTACGCGAGTATCATCCCGATATTCACGCTGTATATACCAGTACCTTAAAGCGCACAATTTTAACAGCAGAAATATTATTATCATCAATGCAGTTACAGATACCGATTGAAGCAATAAATATTTTTGATGAGATTGATTACGGTCCTGATGAAGGAAAGCCTGAAACTGAAGTGGTTGCGCGCCTTGGAGAATCTGCGTTAGGGCAGTGGGAGAAAAATAATATCGTTCCATCGGGTTGGAATGTTAATCCAGAAAAAATAACTGAAGCATGGCGAGAATTCGCGAATGAAAAAGAAAAAAAATTTCCTAATCAGACTATCTTAGTTGTTACAAGTAATGGAGTTGCGCGATTTGCGCCTGAGCATAATATCAAACTAAAGACGGGTGCAGTTTCTTATCTTACGGTTGAAAACGGTCATTGGCACTGCGTTTATTCTAATCGGCGTTCTTAGGAGGGGGCGCGATGCATTTTGAGTATGCTAATCTTGAGTATACACCAAATAAAAATCTGACCCCCTTTACTGTGTGTCAAATCTGACTCCTGCCGCAAAGGCACGCCCACTCTTGCTGGTGCTCGGGGGTGTCAAAAGTGGCCCATGTGGAATAGGCTGTTTTAATGGCGTCAACTTGGTTGGCAAGAATGCCAGATATTACGATTTTTCCATCCGGTTTTAGAAGCTGTGAAAAATGAGTTGATAATTCGATGAGGGGTAAAGCTAAAATATTGGCGATCAAAACATCTGCTTGTACAGGCAGCAATTCCTCGGGTAAAAATGTTTGAAGTTTTTCAGATGATATTTCGTTCAACTCTGCATTTTCTCGTGTTGCAATAAGCGCTTGAGGATCGTTATCTACAGCAAATGCTTTTTTCGCGCCAAGTTTAATAGCTGCAATAGCTAAAATTCCAGATCCACAACCGTAATCGATAACGAGATCTTGTTGTGAGATATTTTTTGCGAGCCACGATAAACATAATTGAGTTGTAGGATGTTTTCCGGTGCCGAATGCCATTCCAGGGTCGAGAATCAAACTGTGTGCAGGACGTTCTGCTGGTATTTGCCAGCTTGGATAAATCCACAATTTATTTACATAGCATTGAGGCTTAAAATCATTTTTCCAAGTATGTTCCCACGCTTGATCCACAATTAATTCTACGGTGGAGTTTCTAGCGATTTCATTCCCAAATTGATTTTGTAGTACAGAGATAACTTCAGGAAGATTGGCATATTCGTCGAATAACGCGGTCAGTTTAATTTGATCCCAAAGTGGAGTTTCACCGACTCCAGGTGCGTAAATGGGTTGATCTTGTGCATCTTGTAATGTAATTGCGAGAGCACCCAAGTTATCGAGCGTATTACTTAATAATTCAGCTTGTTCTCGATTAGTAGCCAGCGTCATTTGTAAAAAAGGCATCTAATTTCTCTTATTGTTTTTCAGAGGCTAATTTCTTTTCAAGAAAATGAATATTTTGACACCCAGTTTGAAATTTTGGATCTGAGAGTATATCTTGATGTAATTCAATATTTGTTTTAATTCCATCTACAATCAATTCGAATAATGCATTTTTCATTTTTGCAATGGCATTTTCTCTATTTTCGCCGTGGCTAATAATTTTTCCAATCATTGAATCGTAATAAGGAGGAACAGAATATCCGCTATAAATATGACTATCTACGCGAATTCCAGGGCCGCCAGGTGCGTGGAATAAATTAATTTTTCCAGGAGAGGGTAAAAATGATCGAGGATCTTCGGCGTTAATTCGACATTCAATAGCATGGCCTTTGATGGAAATGTCTTCTTGTTTGTAACGCAATTTTTTGCCGCTCGCAATTAATAATTGTTCTTTTACAATATCAATTCCAGTGACCATTTCTGTAACAGGATGTTCGACTTGCACGCGAGTATTCATTTCGATGAAATAAAATTCGCCATTTTCATAAAGAAATTCAAAAGTTCCTGCTCCGCGATATTTCATTTCTTTACATGCTTTTACGCAGCGCATACCAACACGTTGTCTTTCTTCTTCTGTAATGCCAGGAGCGGGCGCTTCTTCTATAACTTTTTGGTGTCGTCTTTGTACTGAGCAATCTCGTTCGCCTAAATGAATCGCATTGCCTTGTCCATCACCCAACACTTGAATTTCTATGTGTCGTGGATGTTCAAGGAATTTTTCCATATACACATCGGGATTTCCGAAAGCTGCTTCAGCTTCAGTGCGAGTCATTGCGATCAGTGAAATCAGTTCATTTTCATCGCGAACGATGCGCATGCCTCGACCACCGCCACCACCCGATGCTTTAATAATAACAGGATAGCCAATGTCTTTTGCGATTTGTAAATTCGTTTCATTGTTAAGACCTAATTTTCCATTAGATCCAGGTACTGTTGGAACATTTGCTT from Gammaproteobacteria bacterium encodes the following:
- a CDS encoding ankyrin repeat domain-containing protein, coding for MYKSGEITSAVTDSTATGQTDANQPSAAAPTEEDSLFLGFLPAESFLHICRFLDLNALIPLLRVEKKIRVHLQEHIIKKDFWREKLLADFQIPLEISDTFLFPHLVHERLTMLANHLDDEISELFSKIRFAFSAPGFDPFSMPWLFFPFRANSHARFIDQLKEDGKVFQAYYLDMACKAGNFHFVQFMVQKYSCKLYSKHLKNACISGNLALVAFCAEKHKIEPSEKSLSKAAGSGNVSLVKYLIRGFKLQPDDHTLECAILSGNHETVEYLDINYKLNYSAQALSFAIKRGETELITRLPGQLTTEDIEYYLCENTISLKLIQYLIEKKNFIPTEETLHLALISTRGDLIEFLINTLSRQNTDFKPDFSLCALSGDITFVNKIIKEKNQVPDLQWLLAAILSGNVLLVKYLIETHSLDPQKINLGQLPKPYNMMLRYVFCHVPMAKYLIEEHGCIPIQDRILDYIQGKNLPLARYLITECGLHIKGDLQFQRNPDHPLANIFQDGRVFEDLMEMVGEVVNGLLYATQFQYHYQKQLSANPLLCAFRMQESYHFEQLHPEYDLSALGKTLISAMSLFIRQRLQNFTYLEIAPPCSHKKQNAQAVLLTVAAFLKQKLAQTGKPTKSILIPFTIDEEDREWHLLELSFDQDAATCEKSLAATIYSTKDYLYCRKDDPNRAFVHESIYYQNEYTASSEEQVLNTHFSSILNSVEAAFWQLTNKTYSQSAQSRLPNSSVFSVLMTMLSHLKLILPDKMYEDQRSRHPLNRQKGGTFYSTLAMSHWQTEVLGFLFVNLNKIPDLIQKGFGKTDDMSNLERTLSSAFYEEDRTAPKLVSYLHREGSNQVNKKNNDYYLIKEAFLETFEFDGYNAATKEFTPGLPEDPIRRYEFPTEALTFWTALAIFFGIPSRPEKACLDEGAVWTGRQFIRNFFGGWNPAQWHFETGENNIEGKVLLNFILLFVPVKIAIAVFKLVSIPFKITLNFIKLLTEFLPALALRTLLLWSEDLYNLRLKKIKCARGLFSTALACTIYGGLSFFNFVLFVMVSLLHPTLRTATSPEKSARMVWEKVKTGPGDPIDKCIEITALFCYTYLGTVIFWTCTVAVIWTLAIPFIVIHFPTLVALFTTLTHAPIISSSILFIKSSMISLWALVGETNIGVLNLGLIAATPLTIMIASRLADEFSNAWARWVPAKPTSKFEFPEIAKEDNAALKRSCYENNPAEDPSLQTSKDALVIYTGFEDAEEKANESATNVATLARRVDEHPLNRRSSAITPHLDTLPAISTTVTPDLYS
- a CDS encoding DUF3025 domain-containing protein, giving the protein MSIISPVKQSVIFEPLWPVLERFEGFDHLPMPNELNANLLIEGIRFVAQDTRSSEFDDGYEPRIYLRGEVQTRENSWHDFFNALVWQQFPCAKKVINQLQYKFLKQRYPNKLRLPAENMLTLFDENGAIVISHNPVLLQLLKNHRWHELFWERREEVKTQMRVIIFGHGLYEKAINPYIGIIAQALLIEDQNINNLDDFLSVYFQSKADQLSTGNLNPLPILGIPGWWSDNEDESFYANKKYFRERC